Below is a window of 'Nostoc azollae' 0708 DNA.
GACTTACTTTCTCTGCAATTTCAAGGATTATTTCTACTACTCCTATGGCGTCTATTATTCCTGCTACTATGCCTAAATGGTCTAGGTTTTGATCTCCATTTTTTGAAGCTTTGATTTCACAACAGAATTATCCACAACTCCTGTTGTGATTCAATCATTTCTTCTTCTGTTCTAATTTAATTTTTAAATCATTCAATTTTCTTTTCTTTTATCTTCTTCACAAAACTTTATTCTCCCACTCTATTGCCATTTTAATCATACTTATTCTTATTAAGCCTTTTCTTCCTTCAAGGATCTTTAGTTCTTGTGTACTACTATCTGTGACAGTTAGGGTGCGGAAGGTGGGTTTTATGAAAATAAAAAACAGAGTGTAGAAGACCGCATTGTCAGTTTAAACCAACCACATATTAGCCCTGTCCGTGGGAAAGCAGGAACCTCCTATTACGGCTTTTTTATGTCTTTTTATGCGTATTTTTCAAAACCACATCTTTTTTTACTTCTTTTATTAATGAAAATTATGTTTTGGATAATCGCAGCCCACAAAAACTTATCGTTTCCCCTGTCTGACTATTTAGTCAATTCTTCTCTTGCCTTTTCATGACTTTTTCAGCAAACCCTAAATAAATCAACCATTCCAAATCTCTGAAAAGCTCACGCCGTATACATTTTGAATTTTGTTGGCGCAGCCTGCTGGAAGCACTATTTTGTTACCGTAGCTCTTATGAAAGAAGCATTTTGAATTTAAGGCGGTACTAGCTGATTTTTACATTGATCATGTGATTATTTTACGCACCTATCATGGGCAAGAGAATAAACCTTGTTAGTCAAGAGGGTGAGCATTTTAGTATTAAAACTTTATGAAGTGGGTAGGGGTTTAGCAATTTTAAATCCTACTCACTATTGTAGCGGGTAGGTTAGATTTCCTTAACTCATCAATTCTTGAAACATCAATGTACTCAAATAACGTTCCCCAAAAGAAGGCTGAATCATCACAATTAATTTACCAGCATTTTCTGGGCGTTTACCCACTTCAATAGCCGCACATAAAGCTGCACCCGAAGATATACCTGATAATAAACCCTCTTCCCTCACTAATCTGCGTCCATATTCCATTGCTTGTTCATCATTAACCTGAACCACTTCATCAATCAAATCTTGACGCAAAATATCAGGAATAAATCCCGCACCAATACCTTGAATTTTGTGAGAACCTGATTTACCTCCAGACAGAACTGGGCTATTACTAGGTTCTACAGCTATCACCTGAAAACTCGGTTTCCGTTGTTTAATTACCTCTGCAATACCAGTAATTGTTCCTCCAGTTCCTACACCAGCAATTAATATATCTACTTCCCCATCAGTATCCGCCCAAATTTCCTCAGCCGTTGTTTCTCGGTGAATTTTCGGGTTAGCGGGGTTTCTAAATTGTTGTAACATTACAGCGTTGGGAGTGTTAGTGACAATTTCCTCAGCTTTATTAATTGCTCCCCCCATTCCTTGGTTTCCTGGAGTTAATTCCAAAGTAGCACCATAAGCCCGCAGCATGGCTCGTCTTTCCTGACTCATGGTTTCTGGCATAGTTAAAATTAATTTGTAACCACGGGCTGCTGCTACCATTGCTAAAGCAATACCTGTGTTACCAGAAGTTGCTTCTACTAAAATTGTTTTTCCTGGTGAAATAGTCCCCTCTGCTTCTGCTGTCAGAATCATGCTTACGCCAATTCTATCTTTGACCGAACCAGCCGGATTCATACTTTCTAATTTAACAACTATTCTGGCAACTACTCCCTCAGCTTGAGGAATTTCATTTAGCTGAATTAAGGGGGTTTTTCCAATAAGTTCTGTTACGTCTTTAGCTATTCGCATCTATTAGCTCCTAATTAATATCGTAATTAAATAGAAATTTTCAGTCTGTATTTACAATACAATATGTTTGTTTACAACCTTAATGTGTAATTAATCAACATTTAGTTAATTAGATATCACCAAGGTCTGCAACAGTCATAATTACTGGATGCTGAATGAAATCAATAATTAACCCCTAAATTCTTAGGGATAGTACAGTAAGGCGTAAATAAACGGACCATTGCAAATCTGTGAAAAGCTCACGCTGTATACATTTTGAATTTTGTTCGCGTAGCGTCTCAGAAGGAGATATTTTGTTAGCTTAGGTCTTCTGAAAGAAGCATTTTGAATTCGTCCTTGCGGTACTAGTATCTGTCGCAGAGTTTATATCAATTAGATTATATCAATAAAATTATCCCAGGTCTTAGACATCTACATTTGCTGATCTTATGAAGGTTAGGTGATTTATTTACAAATATTTAATATATTTTTACAGTCATTTAGTTTATTTTTAATTCAGATCTAATTTGTCATGATATACTGTGATTTGAGTACAAGTTTTAATAGCTAATACTCACCCTCAAAAATTATCAATCATTGACAAGTAAAGCCTTGATGTTGAGTACAAAAATCCCCGCACCCTATCCGATAAATGCTAGTACCCCCTCCGAAAAACACTAGGACCTCTACCCCATAGAAATTTTATAGATCTTACTAGATAAGTCTTACAGGCTTTGAGTGCTAATGTAATTATTTTAATAATCTTAATTTCAGTCGAGTAAACTGGGTTGAGGAGAGGGGCTGATATAAACATTTATAGGATTTACGCAGAGATTCCCCTCTACCCCCCGAAATTCCTAGATGAAAATCTAGAGAACTAGGGGGGACTTCTTAACTCTCATTTGATTCTCATCTTTATGCATGCGAAGAAGGGTAAATCCTGTCAGTATTAACCAATACAAAATGGAGTGTATTTGAGATTTTTAATTTTGAATTGCTTAGTCATACTTTATGAGTGCTATGCGCATAAATTCTAAACTCATAAACCTACAATTTTTAGATTGATAGTTTTAGATTCGAACCAGAAATTAAATTATTGGGTATCATATACCAGATATATTTTAAGAATCAAAACTCACTAAATCAGAAAATAAAATTCGATGGGTCTTTGAGCATTGACAATACAAAGGTGTAATTTTAGTCCATAAAATATATTTTCTTACTGGGTAATTTTCACCTAGCAAGGGAGAGCAAGGATGAAATTAAAACTTTTAGATGTGCTGACAGCTAGTTTAGTTACTTTAGCAATCTTATATCCGGGAATAATTGTCTTTAATTTAATCTGTGGACGACATATAGAGTTAGTTAATACACAGAATTTATCCTGTCAAGTCACGAAGATTAAGAAAGGTTATAACCCTTTATCTCTTCAGCTAGAAAGCATAAATACTCCTCAATTTCCAGCTAACAGAAAATTATCTCGACATAATTTCTTTGTGCAACTGCAAATTCTAGCTGAACAATATAAGATAGCCACGATTCTGCAATGGTTGGTTTTGTTTACACCTATTGGTATTGGCTTCGGGATTCTTGGTTACGACAGGTATCTTGTCTATCGTGCTGCTGTTTTAAAAGCACAAGTCGAAATGCTAGAAAGACTTTGGCAGCAAAGCATCGAGCAATAAGTTTCAGTTTTCTTATTCACCTTAAACTAATTTACCATGACAGACGAACGCCAAATACAGTATTTTAATTTGATTGATGAACTGCTCAGATGTCCTAATGGCCAAGAACCAGAAGTTTTGGAGGCTCAACCAGAGTTAATTGATTCTGGTTTAATACATTCAATGCTACAAGTAGCCACTATGTTTGCCCATGAAGGTAATCAAGATGGCGCTCAGTTTTTATTTTTTATAGCACGGGAACTAGCGAAACAATTGGGTTTATATCCTGAAGTTTCTAATGAGGTTGTACATCAGGAGTAATAATGCTATTGACATCAACTGATGCTGGACGAATAGGTTTAGAGTTCCTCTTGGCAGACTGGAATATTCCAGAAGATTATCGAGATTGGTTTACTATCTTTAACTCCCGCTTAACTGGTGAGTTTTGGTATATTGTAGAATTGGGTGTTGAAGGTTTTCCTGATAAGTGGTTTATTCAGGTCTACGATACAGGAAGCTGTGACCCCAACTATACATTCATTTCTCCTATCTCTGGTTCTGAAGGATATCTGGATTTAAAAAATATTCCATATATCATTGCCGATGTTTTAGTCGCTGAACGCAATTCCCGATAAAATACAGCGTCAGGAGTCAGAATGTTTGACAAATTGGTTAATTATCAAATACGTATTTTTGCCGTTAGCCTGAAAAAGCTGATGGCTGATGGCTGATGGCTGATGGCTGAATGCTTACAATACAGCAGCGGTTCGCGGTCAAGAGTAAAAGCTTTTTGGTGCATTGTTTTTAGCTTCTGGATTTTGCGCCTTTTAGTTGCTATATATGGTCATTATTTAGGGGTGATACTTAATTAAAGTACACCCCTTTTTGTCATGGTAATTCAGAATAATTTTAATATATTTTTTACATTAAATTGTCTAATTGTCATGTTGATTTCAGAAAATAATGTTATACTAAATCGTAGTGATGGACGCTACAGAAATATCAGTCAAATGATTGCTGAAGATATCCTAGCTCAAGAGTTCACAAGAGTTGTCAAACATTATTACCCTAGGACTGGGGAACTACTGGAGAGGTGTCATGTGAAAGTCATCACCGGCTTCTGGGGACGACCTGCTAAACGCTTTCAATATATAGGAATTTATTGTTCGGAACAAATGATGCCATTAGTGCAAGCGCAAAAAGAAATATTGAGGGAAATAGCAGAAAATATGGGACTAATTCAAGTAGTTTTCATCAATGCCAAGCGATTGCTGCGGGATCCGATGTCCAAACTTAAATTATCTCAACCGCGCTTGTGGTTGGAGTTGCATTTAGTGGCAGCCTAATGGCAGGAAAATGAAGCTAGAAAGCAGAACCTAGAAGGCAGGAATGCTCATATTATCTACGTTTTTGTTTGATTCTAACTTTCTAATTATTTCTGCTGTGCTGTACTAAAATTTTGCCAAGCATGAAAACTGGACTGTTCTGCAATTACGACAATTATCACCAAGATGCCCGTCGCGCTATCTTTGAACAAGTTTTACTGGTGAAACAGGCAGAGAACTTGGGTTTTGAAGAAGCTTGGGTGAGTGAGCATCATTTTAATGAATCCAATCTCAGCCCGTCACTTGTGCCGTTAATGGCACATTTGGCAGGTGTTACGTCAACTATTTGTTTGGGGACAGGAGCGGTATTATTACCGTTTCACAACCCAATTCGGGTAGCTGAAGATATGGCAACTTTGGATAATCTCTGTAGTGGTAGATTAGCTTTTGGGATAGCTAAGGGTGGTCCTTTTCCTCAACAGAATCAGCATTTTGGTGTATCGACCCATGAATCTCGTAAGAGGATGCTGGAAGCAGCAGCACTGATTCAAAAGCTTTTATATGAAACTAACGTCACATTTAATGGGCAATTCTATCAGTGTGCGGATTTGACAGTTTATCCTCAACCACTCCAAAAACCAATTCCTGTATATGTTGCCAGTGGTGATGATGATGCGATCACCTATGCTGCTGAAAATTCCTTCGGTTTAATGGGTGGCCCCCCGTTTTCTCTGGTCAGATTGAAAAATACGGTCAGTAAATATCGGCAGTTAAATTCCAGTGGTGCGGATAAATTCCTGTTAGCACGGTTCTTTTTTGTTGCTAAAACCTACGATGAAGCGGTGAGTGAAGCTTTACCATTCATTCGCAAATTTAGCAACAAAATGACCGCTAATTCAACTCAAGTAATGCAGAATAGTCCCCAACCCCAGAAAGCTTATGATCAAACAAATATCTGTTTTGAAGAAGACTTTCTGATCGAAAATTCCATTATTGGTGATGTAGAAACCTGTCGCGGCAAAATCGAGAAATTTCAGGACGAATTAAATCTCGGCACACTGGCGCTTAAACCCTCATCTTTTTCATTGCAAAAAAATCGAGAAAGTTTAGAGCGGTACAATCAAGAGGTGCGAAATTATGTCTAAACTTCCCTTGCTTCCACCTGATGATTTACCTCCAATGGAGGTGACAAAACAGGATGGTATGCTACAGATGGAATTAGAGCAGTCTATTGGCAGATATTTTTATTATGGGTGCGATCACATTACCCAAGTTCTGCTATCTAACTGTCAGTGGTATATGACAAAAAATTCCTCTGCCCTCATGTTAATTATTGACTGTCCTGACATAGTATCTTACTGGCATATAGTCAGTAAGATTCCCCAATTGGGTAATAGATTAGAAAGGTTGACAAAGGATGCGAAAATTCGTGTTTATCCTCCTTTTGGTAAGGGGATGCCCTTTGAAATTGGTGTTAATGAAATCTCGGCTTATCGAGATTGGTTGTAAATTTTAAGCTTTATTGCGCGCAAAGGTGCAAAGATCCAAAATAAACTTTGTACCTTTGCATCTTTTGGTAAAATTAGACCTCTTGCAAAATTGTTTCTGTGGTATGATAGAGAGTTTTATATTTTATGTATTTTTGCTGTTCTTTGTGATCGCTAATTCAAACATAACCGTGTAACTCTAAGTTTTGCCTAAAACAAAGACAAACCCCTTTTATAACAATAATTAATTCTGCAAGAGGTCTATTTCTTTAAAAATTTCTTGAAAAATAAATACAATACCATAGAAATCATAATGAATAAGTTTATAACTAACAAAAAACAAATTTTTGATCGTTGGGCATCAAGTTACGATTGGACATTTCCTTCTTTTATCTATCAAGCCATTCATAAAAGATTGCTTTCCTACGTTGAATTACCATCAAATACCAATATACTCGACTTAGGTTGTGGAACTGGAAGATTATTAGATAGATTAGCAAATAATTTTCCTGAAATACGTGGTACAGGATTAGATTTATCTCCCCAAATGTTACGGGTAGCTAGACAGAAGAACCGCCACCATCCCCGCTTAATTTATCTTGAAGGTAATGCGGAATCACTTCCCTTTGCTGAAGGTCAATTTGATTCGGTATTTAATACCATCAGTTTTTTACATTATCCCCATCCAGAACAGGTTTTCAGTGAAATAAAACGGGTAATTTCTCCAGGTGGACGCTTTTATTTAGTTGATATTACTGGTAATAATCCAGCATTTAATCTCATGGCTAATTCTCCGGCTGGAATTAAATTATATAGTCGAGAACAGCGTCAACAATTAGGTGCTGATGCTGGACTTTTATGTTTAGGTCATTACTATTTATTAGGGCCAGTTTTATTGACGATTTTTGCTAAACCCGGATGATGTTGGCAAGAGAGAAGGGTTATTTTCCGCATTGATGTAGAAATTATTAGCAGTGATAGTTGATACAAGTTTATTAGACCTCTTGCAGAATTAACTTTATGTTATAAAAGGAGTTTATCTTTATTTTAGCCAAAACTTAGAGTTACACGGTTATGTTTGAATTAGCGATCGCAAAGAACAGCAAAAATACATAAAATATAATACTCTCTATCATACCACAGAAACAATTTTGCAAGAGGTCTATTAATAATAGCACCGATATTAGGTAAAGACTCAGTAAATGGTTTTTTATAGAATTAAGTAGATATTTCCGTATCTTTTGCAGAGATTTTTCCCCAGCATTAAGGGTCATTTGCAAATATGAAGAGGGAATAGGGGGGATACTAATATATCAGTTTTGCCTCCTGTACAGATGTTCTAGTGGAACGTCTCTACTGAACTTCTGAATTTTGCTATAAGTATTTCATCGGAGAATTAATGAAGTGATCCCAACTTTCATAATCTTAAACTAAATGAAGCTGAAAAATCTAAAATAACTTAATGTTTCCACATCTGTAACACATCGTGAACCTACGGCAATTAATCCCCATTTTTGATAGTTCCGTTTCTAGCTGGTCTTTAGAAGCGCGTTTGGTGCGCTGGTTAACTTATGTTTGGCTATTTATCGGCTTGATTATCCTCTTCTCCGCCTCTTATGCCGTAGCTGATCAACGTCAGGGTGACGGACTATACTATTTTAAGCGACAAATTATTTGGGTTTTAGTCTCCTTAGTTGTCTTTAATATTATTGTGAATCTGCCCTTGCGGAAAATTCTGGGGGTATCTCACTACTTTTTGATCTTTTTTCTGATCTTAATTTTTCTCACCCTCGTACCAGGACTAGGTAGAAAAGCCTTTGATGCTGCCAGGTGGATAGCTTTAGGTCCAATTCCCATTCAACCATCGGAATTAATTAAACCGTTTTTAGTGTTGCAAAGTGCGCGATTATTTGGTCAATGGGAAAAACTCAGTTGGGGAGTTCGTCTATCTTGGTTGCGTGTTTTCTGTCTTATACTGTTAGGAATTCTAGCCCAACCTAATCTCAGCACCACCGCACTATGCGGAATGACTATTTGGTTTATTGCCCTCGCCGCAGGATTACCGTATAAATATTTAGGCAGCACAGCTATAGGGGGAATATTATTAGCCTTACTCAGTATCAGTATTAAAGAATATCAACGCCGACGAGTAATGTCTTTTCTCAATCCTTGGGCTGATGCAACAGGAGATGGCTATCAGTTAGTACAAAGTTTACTAGCCGTAGGTTCAGGTAAAACCTGGGGGGCTGGATTTGGCCTTTCTCAACAAAAGCTATTTTATCTACCTATTCAAGATACTGATTTTATCTTTGCAGTCTTCGCTGAAGAATTTGGCTTCATTGGCTGTGTGTTACTTTTATTCCTTTTAACTGGCTTTGCTACATTAGGATTAATTATCGCCCTCAAAGCTAAAAATACTACCGCCCAATTAGTAGCTATTGGCGTAACTGTGGTCATGGTTGGACAATCATTTTTACATATTGGTGTAGCTACAGGGGCGCTACCAACGACAGGTTTACCCCTACCCATGTTTAGTTATGGTGGTAATTCTATGATTGCTAGTTTAGTAGCTTCCGCATTATTGATTCGCGTAGCTAGAGAAGGTAGTGAAGCTGAAGTTGTACCTTTGCGAAGAACCAAACCTGAGAATGGACGCAGAGGAAGGATGTTTTAGATGATGTAACCTGATTTTAATGATGGGACTTCCCAACGTCTACCTCTTACTCCCCTTTCATAACAATATGAATTTATCCCCCACTTCTGGAAAAAGTCGGGGATTTTCTACTAGTTAAGCTTTTAAAAGTCTTAAATTTTGGTTAAAACTAACAAAAGAAGGCCAATGTGCGATATCTAAATAAAAAGACAGTCAAAATTGTGCGATCGCTCTTTATCTTTAACAGAACTCAATTTATATCATGGAGACAGTTCGTAAAGACCATAAACTTGCATCTGATCAAGTTCCTAAACTCAATCATTGCAATTCCAAAACCCTACTCGATTATTTTGAAAATTCCTGGCAACTGGAAGAAACACTACTTAAAAGTATAATCAGGGACGAAGTATTTTACCTCAATCCTGATCCTTTAAGAAATAAATTAATCTTTTATCTTGGTCACTCTGCAGTTTTTTATATTAACAAATTAATTCGTGTGGGCTTATTAGAAAATCGCATCAATCCCCAATATGAAATTATCTTTGAAATCGGAGTTGATCCAGAAACACCAGCAGAACTAGAAGCAGCAACAAAGGATATCATCTGGCCAGATGTAGAAAAAGTTTGGCAATATCGAGAAAAAGCCAGAACAGAAATTACCAAAATTCTCAAAAATACTCCTTTAAATCTGCCTATTCATCCCGAACACCCCCTCTGGGCTTTATTGATGGGCATAGAACACAGTCGCATTCATTTTGAAACCTCATCTATGCTACTGCGTCAGTTACCCATTGATAAATTAAAGCGTCCCCAAGGATGGAATTACGCCCCTACCAATGGGATATCTACTGATAATCAAATGCGGGAAATTGCTGGTGGTGTAGTGAAATTAGGAAAATGTCCAAATGACTTAACTTTCGCCTGGGATAGCGAATATGGTAATCTAGAAGTAGAAGTCGAACCCTTTTTAACCAGTAAAAACCTAATCACTAATCAGGAATTTATAGGATTTATCCAGGCAGGTGGTTACAATAACTTAGATTACTGGAATACTGAATCTTGGAACTGGAAACAACTATACAATGTTCAACATCCAAAATTTTGGATACCCGATGAAATTTATCATAACTACCGCTATCGTGCCACATTTGATGAAATAGATTTACCTTTAGATTGGCCAGTAGAAGTCAACCATTACGAAGCCCTTGCTTACTGTCAATGGCAAGGTGCAGAAACTCGTTTAATGACAGAGGCTGAATGGAATCAATCCCTAAAAATATCAGAAGAAATATTTGAAAGTTCTAGTTTAGTAAATAAATATAATCTCAATTTACAATTTATTTCACCTTCCCCCGTAGGCATGTTTTCTGCAAATCATAGATCTGGTATTTCTGACTTGCGTGGTAATGTTTGGGAATGGTTAGGAGACACATTTTACCCCTTACCAGAATTTCAACCCCATTATCTTTATGAAGATCACTCTGCGCCTTTTTTTGATACTAAACATCAGATGATGCTTGGTGGTTCTTGGGCTACAAATGGTACGATGGCTTCGCCATGTTATCGTAATTGGTTCCGTCCCTATTTCTATCAGCACGTTGGGTTTAGAGTTGCTCAGGATTTACAATAAATATTCTTTATCACGCAGAATCATAGAGAGGATTTAGAAAATGATTGTTCAACCTTTAACAGTTTTAGATCATCATCATCAAGAATTACGTAACAATGGGGAAGATGTGATTCAGGGATTGAGTCAAACTCCGAAAACTTTATCTCCTAAGTATTTCTATGATGATCATGGTTCTCAGTTATTTGAAAAGATTTGTGAATTACCAGAATATTATCCGACTCGTATAGAAGCCTGGATTCTACAACAATATGCTGATGAAATTGCAGAAATTACCCGTTGTTGTGAATTAATAGAACTGGGTAGTGGGAGTTCTACTAAAACTCAAATTATATTAGATGCTTATCAAAAAATTACAGATTTTTGTAGATATCTTCCCATTGATGTGAGTGGAAAAATCCTCAAAACTAGTGTTCTAGAGTTACAAGAAAAATATCCCGATTTTGCAATTCATGGATTATTAGGAACTTATGAACAAGCTTTAGTTCATCTGGGATCAAATTATTTACAGTCACGGATGTTGTTTTTTCTAGGCAGTTCACTCGGAAATTTTAATGCGGAAGGATGTGATAGTTTTTTAGATCAAGTTTCTCGCACTTTACAACCAGGTGATTATTTTTTGTTAGGTGTTGATTTACAAAAACCCAAGGATATTTTGGAGGCAGCTTATAACGATAGTCAAGAAGTAACTGCTGATTTTAATTTGAATGTGCTTTCTCATTTGAATTGGCGCTTTCAAGGTAATTTTGATATCAGTTTATTTAGACATCAAGCAATTTATAATGAGGTTGATAATCAAATGGAAATGTATTTACATTGCGAAAAAAATCATTATGTATCTTTAGAACTTTTGGATTTACAAGTTTTATTTACAAATGGAGAAAGTATCATGACAGAAATTTCTCGCAAATTTGATTTAGCGACTATGGAGAAACAACTAGACAAAAAAGGATTAAAAACACTGAAAAGTTGGACAGATGAAAAAGGATGGTTTGGATTGATTCTTTGTCAAGTGGAATAAATTTGATGTGAGCATTCAGGAGTCAAGAGTTAAAATATTTGTAAACTTCTGAATACTGATTTTATTTCCCAATAAAATAAAATCAAAACCAGTAAATATCTAACAGAAGATTATGCTGCTCAATGTAACTCTAAATTCTGAACTGACTTTAGAGGATTGTTGATATAGATCCTCAAGCTTATGATGCTTGGGGTGTGACTGTTAATTATACCCAAGAGCCTCAAGTAACCTGTATGGCGAGCGCACATTTTGCCAGTCCAGGAAAACCAGTTGTAGTAGGAGGTTCTGATGCCATGCGATAGCTGAACCTCGTTACTATCTGGATGCAGGTGCAACAGCTATAGTAGTTGACAAATCTGGTGCAGCTAACTCGCCAATTTTTAAGTATGTACTCGGTAAAACTCCACGGGAAAAACTCACAGGAGTAAATTGGGAAAAACTCACAGGAGTAAATTTTAGCTGATGGTAGTTATTATCCCACCCGCACACAAGCCATAAGTCCTGATGAGTCAGCTTTACCATCGCTAGAAGTAGCCAAGCAATGTTTAGGACAAGAATATTAAGAAGAGCCTTTTGTTGAAGACCTCGTACCTCTACCTATAGGTTCGGTGTATTCCGACATTGGTTGCGATCCCAAATGTGACTTTTACCAAACTCCAACTTACACATCTGGCTATCGTCGGATGTCACCCCAAACCAGCCTCAAATAGATTGCTCTGGAAAAAGAAGCAGGAGCAAAATGTACAGTCATCAGTGCAGATAAATTTCTCGGTCGGGTCTTGTTTCCAGGAGGATGAGAAGAGGTTGTAGAAATCACCAAAGCTGCAAGAGAAATGGGAATGCCACTTCTGTGGCCTAATGGTTTAGAACTAAGAAAAGCCACATGATCCATCTATAATTGGTGGTTTCTGCACTCCAAGTTGTGATACACACCATCTCAGCTATGAGGATATTTCTAAGTAGCAATTTCGATTAGCTCAAATTGGTAAAGCCGAATCTAAATTTATTAACTATCATGGAGGACTCACAAAAATGTCCGCTGGTGGTTAATTAAATAATTAGAAAAATTTCCATCAATTCAGAAAATAAATCATAATGAGACCAAATCTAATTCTACCACAAGCAGGTCAAGAATCGGTTTGGGACTACCCCCGTCCTGCTATTTTACAAGATATCAACAAACATGTCAAAGTAATTTGCAATGGCATTGTTTTAGCCGAAACCAACAGAGGAAAAAGAGTTTTAGAAACTAGTCATCCTCCTACCTATTACTTCCCCCCAGAAGACATTAAACTAGAACATTTAATCGCCACACCCAAGAGAAATTTGTGTGAATGGAAAGGTGCATATCAATATTATGACATCAGTATAGGTGATAAGCATCTTAAATATGCTGCTTGGAGATATTTTTATCCAACTACAAATCTTGTCCCCATTCAAAAATACTATGGATTTATTACGGCTTTAATGGGTGCTTATTATGTTAATGATGAGCTAGTAAAACCCCAATCTGGTGAATTTTATAGCGGCTGGATCACTGCGGATATTGTGGGATCCTTTAAAGGTAAACCAGGTACATGGGGATGGTAAAGGATGGAAATTTCGGGCATGAAAATTGATAGTTTGACAATTCAGGAACATCATCTATAAATTATCTACAGTGCAGATAAACTTCAATTTTCAACTAAGATTTTCTATCTTAATGTTTATTTTTCTGAGTTGATAAACAAATATTCTCAACCCATTATCCAGCGCATATTTTATCATATAGTTGCTAAAAAGGGAATTGTTACCCTTGAATTTCACCGTTATCTGAATAGATGCTCAAGATAAAAGAATAGAAGGATATGACAGTATTTATGATACGGTTCGTTTGCGTGAGGAAGATGTGAGAATGATGATTGAAAAGAGCAAAAAATTTATTGAAATTGCAGAGAAAACCTAAGCATTCAACCATCAGCAATCACCTTTTTCATGCTAACACCAAAAATACCTATTTGATAATTAACCAATTTCTCAACCATTCTGACTCCTGACTCCTGACTCCTGAATTCTTACAATCTTTGTTTAAATATTTTAATTAACCGCCACAACACATATAATATATTGTCAGGCTCAAACTTTGTATTCTTGATCAATGTCCAAATCCCC
It encodes the following:
- the egtD gene encoding L-histidine N(alpha)-methyltransferase, whose product is MIVQPLTVLDHHHQELRNNGEDVIQGLSQTPKTLSPKYFYDDHGSQLFEKICELPEYYPTRIEAWILQQYADEIAEITRCCELIELGSGSSTKTQIILDAYQKITDFCRYLPIDVSGKILKTSVLELQEKYPDFAIHGLLGTYEQALVHLGSNYLQSRMLFFLGSSLGNFNAEGCDSFLDQVSRTLQPGDYFLLGVDLQKPKDILEAAYNDSQEVTADFNLNVLSHLNWRFQGNFDISLFRHQAIYNEVDNQMEMYLHCEKNHYVSLELLDLQVLFTNGESIMTEISRKFDLATMEKQLDKKGLKTLKSWTDEKGWFGLILCQVE
- a CDS encoding DUF427 domain-containing protein; protein product: MRPNLILPQAGQESVWDYPRPAILQDINKHVKVICNGIVLAETNRGKRVLETSHPPTYYFPPEDIKLEHLIATPKRNLCEWKGAYQYYDISIGDKHLKYAAWRYFYPTTNLVPIQKYYGFITALMGAYYVNDELVKPQSGEFYSGWITADIVGSFKGKPGTWGW